From the Diospyros lotus cultivar Yz01 chromosome 13, ASM1463336v1, whole genome shotgun sequence genome, one window contains:
- the LOC127789040 gene encoding uncharacterized protein LOC127789040 isoform X1, producing the protein MDLETENRIAAILMKEAVELRQQAEKEGVHAYLRKPQVRGRPNSRFLTATVLGVQQANRVVEVNEMWRVRQKELQLDNRLKGRSEDDSSTGGTYRDMNDSQRATSIKTSAGASHSSSKRAMQDCHSRDDGLKDEDIEEFLQSRSTPLHVEHTHQRGVKRGRGSVGSRMDETGPYIPPSPDSRAKHLANHDGGSSGVSEHHIRLGPKKPSYLKSHASPEKESVEGEWKEEKKVGSSKKHLRKHRSKDKSRDKKMKKKKREEKRYRHRKDL; encoded by the exons atggatttggaAACAGAAAACAGGATAGCTGCTATTCTCATGAAAGAGGCAGTGGAATTACGGCAACAAGCTGAGAAAGAGGGCGTGCATGCTTATCTTAGGAAGCCTCAGGTTAGGGGTAGACCAAATTCACGTTTCCTCACAGCAACTGTCCTTGGTGTACAACAGG CAAATAGAGTTGTGGAGGTCAATGAGATGTGGCGCGTGCGACAGAAGGAACTGCAACTGGATAATAGGCTTAAAGGGAGATCTGAAGATGACAGCAGCACTGGTGGCACGTACAGAGACATGAATGATTCACAAAGGGCTACAAGTATTAAAACAAGTGCTGGTGCTTCACATTCATCAAGTAAAAGAGCTATGCAAGATTGCCATTCTAGGGATGATGGTTTGAAGGATGAAGACATTGAGGAATTTCTACAGTCAAGGTCCACCCCCCTGCACGTCGAACACACCCACCAAAGAGG GGTCAAGCGCGGTAGGGGCTCTGTTGGTTCACGGATGGATGAAACTGGTCCATATATTCCCCCTTCTCCAGATTCCCGGGCAAAGCATTTAGCTAACCATGATGGGGGCAGCAGTGGAGTCTCCGAACATCACATCAGACTTGGTCCAAAGAAGCCTTCTTATCTAAAGTCTCATGCGTCTCCTGAAAAGGAGTCTGTTGAGGGTGAgtggaaggaagaaaagaaagttgGCTCAAGCAAGAAACACTTGAGAAAACACAGGTCAAAAGATAAGTCCAGAgataagaagatgaagaagaaaaagagggagGAAAAAAGATATAGGCATCGCAAGGATTTGTAA
- the LOC127789040 gene encoding uncharacterized protein LOC127789040 isoform X2, which yields MDLETENRIAAILMKEAVELRQQAEKEGVHAYLRKPQVRGRPNSRFLTATVLGVQQANRVVEVNEMWRVRQKELQLDNRLKGRSEDDSSTGGTYRDMNDSQRATSIKTSAGASHSSSKRAMQDCHSRDDGLKDEDIEEFLQSRVKRGRGSVGSRMDETGPYIPPSPDSRAKHLANHDGGSSGVSEHHIRLGPKKPSYLKSHASPEKESVEGEWKEEKKVGSSKKHLRKHRSKDKSRDKKMKKKKREEKRYRHRKDL from the exons atggatttggaAACAGAAAACAGGATAGCTGCTATTCTCATGAAAGAGGCAGTGGAATTACGGCAACAAGCTGAGAAAGAGGGCGTGCATGCTTATCTTAGGAAGCCTCAGGTTAGGGGTAGACCAAATTCACGTTTCCTCACAGCAACTGTCCTTGGTGTACAACAGG CAAATAGAGTTGTGGAGGTCAATGAGATGTGGCGCGTGCGACAGAAGGAACTGCAACTGGATAATAGGCTTAAAGGGAGATCTGAAGATGACAGCAGCACTGGTGGCACGTACAGAGACATGAATGATTCACAAAGGGCTACAAGTATTAAAACAAGTGCTGGTGCTTCACATTCATCAAGTAAAAGAGCTATGCAAGATTGCCATTCTAGGGATGATGGTTTGAAGGATGAAGACATTGAGGAATTTCTACAGTCAAG GGTCAAGCGCGGTAGGGGCTCTGTTGGTTCACGGATGGATGAAACTGGTCCATATATTCCCCCTTCTCCAGATTCCCGGGCAAAGCATTTAGCTAACCATGATGGGGGCAGCAGTGGAGTCTCCGAACATCACATCAGACTTGGTCCAAAGAAGCCTTCTTATCTAAAGTCTCATGCGTCTCCTGAAAAGGAGTCTGTTGAGGGTGAgtggaaggaagaaaagaaagttgGCTCAAGCAAGAAACACTTGAGAAAACACAGGTCAAAAGATAAGTCCAGAgataagaagatgaagaagaaaaagagggagGAAAAAAGATATAGGCATCGCAAGGATTTGTAA
- the LOC127788001 gene encoding U1 small nuclear ribonucleoprotein C-like has product MLTGYMLAPSMLPIIMPPSGAAPFPVQVNSLPRPPIMTAGPVAVPGAPMANSSSSTPPMHQVNSTPTTSGGFDSST; this is encoded by the exons ATGCTAACAG GTTACATGCTTGCTCCAAGTATGCTGCCAATTATTATGCCACCATCGGGTGCTGCTCCCTTTCCTGTTCAAGTTAATAGCCTCCCAAGGCCACCAATAATGACTGCAGGACCAGTCGCAGTTCCAGGGGCCCCCATGGCTAATTCTAGTAGTTCTACCCCTCCTATGCATCAGGTTAATTCAACCCCAACTACCAGTGGAGGTTTTGACAGTTCAACATGA